A region from the Papaver somniferum cultivar HN1 unplaced genomic scaffold, ASM357369v1 unplaced-scaffold_22, whole genome shotgun sequence genome encodes:
- the LOC113340619 gene encoding antimicrobial peptide 1-like has product MASNAKKSLFVLFMAFFLMAAIVSELANATSFTVYRLPGCSGESQTYSKCGCSNLLYMGGFKWHFTSPGPSATMYNNGNCLGSGGTVFGGSNAQSCNGFPYPWRSIYIHC; this is encoded by the coding sequence ATGGCTTCTAATGCTAAAAAATCACTCTTTGTGCTATTCATGGCTTTCTTTCTCATGGCGGCCATAGTAAGTGAATTGGCAAATGCAACTTCCTTCACAGTATATCGTTTGCCAGGTTGCAGCGGCGAATCTCAAACCTACAGTAAATGTGGATGCTCAAATCTTTTGTATATGGGTGGTTTTAAATGGCATTTCACTAGTCCTGGTCCATCTGCTACAATGTATAACAATGGGAATTGTCTTGGTTCGGGTGGTACTGTATTTGGCGGCAGTAACGCACAGAGTTGCAACGGCTTTCCGTATCCATGGAGGAGTATATACATCCATTGTTAA